Below is a window of Nicotiana tabacum cultivar K326 chromosome 19, ASM71507v2, whole genome shotgun sequence DNA.
TACTTATGTACCGGGGGCATGGGGCTGCCCTTGTTTTTAGGGGGGGAGGTCGTATTTACTCCTTTGTAACCACATGGATTTTAGTGATATCATATAGTTTCTATAATATAATActctctccgttcacttttacttgacatgtatactaaaaataaatttttatttttacttgtcattttacgcatatcaaaagaaaataattttttttcctgttatacccaccatatttatttctcatttcaaatcattttctcaaatccaataaaatatacatcaattaatatgagtatcatggtaaattatatactttaattattatttcttaagggacgTGAAAAGTCAAAATGTATTAAGTAAAAGTGAACGAATGAAGTATATATTAGCGGAACAAATACCAAAGAGGGACATGGTGTTTTGAATGATCCTGTTCAGATACCATACATGTCGTTTAAGTTATGCTACCGCATTTTCTAGGAAATATTTGCGGAGAAAAATGTGGAATTATAAAAAGAGGTGCATCGCATTTATGTACATGAACGTGTGCTCTGAACTTAAATGTTTGTCGATGCAAGCCATGTGCCCCTTGACTACTCCAACTCTCCCAAGTTGGGAGTCTTAAAATACACCTTTCAGAATAGGGCCTTTCGTGCATACGTAATATATGAGTAATATATGAAATATGTTACCACCAACGTTGTGGTGAGATGGACAGAATCCATTTTCCTTTAACTAATGATCTCCGATTCTAGCTTTGAGAGGAAAAAATTCTAGTAAGAAGTGTTTAAGACTTGACTCAATGCGAAATCAGATTAGTTTGAGatcactagtggggtttggggagggtaatatgtacgcagaccttactcttaccctggggtagagaggttgtttccgatagaccctcggctcactccctccaagaactctccaccttgctcttggagtgactcgaactcacaacctcttagttgaaagtggagggtgctcactaCTAGAGCAACTCAATCTTATCGTAACTACCAAACACCaagtgaaaaatcaaaaataaaataaaatgtatatatatgtgtgtgtgagaATCCGGATGGAGCCTTTCATGTACACATACGTAATATAAGAATACGTTGCCATGTGCCTTCTACTGGTGTTTTAATTAGCAAATTTTACAATAGATTGGTTATACATTCGACGTTACTCTAACACCTTTCTGAATGACGGTGTTCTTTTCATGAAAAGGTACTTGTTAGCTTGAATTGTTATGATTTGACATGAAACAAAGCTTCAGATATGAGTTAACTAGCTCGAAAGACGATCGACTAGCTGAATTTTCAATGGAATAATATGATGTAAAGAATTAAGACTGACTCACAAGACTCGAGAGTTAATTTGCAGTAATTTGCATGATGATCTAGTTTTTGAGGTTAAGCCCAACTTGCATTCTTTTCATTGACATGGTATCAGCCTCTCTTTCCAATTCTTAGTTTACCCGATGTTAGGCTCCATACTATATTATCCACGCTTTAGATATTCAGTCCTAGAGGTAAAAAAGGGTGCAAACGGTCTCAAATTGGTTAAGAGAATATTGTGGTGCCTCCTTGTATGATCACATGAGCTGAGCTAGTTTTTGAGGTTGTCAAGTTCAACTTTTTCTTAACAAAGCAAGATTAAGCAAGTGTAATGGGCTAAGATCTAAGGGTGGATATAAAATGAATTGCTCCAGCATCCAAAACCTCTTCTGGAACTGGCAGAGCTAAAAGGGGCCAAAATATCAACCGCAGCATTGCCAATCTGCCATGATCTCGAGCTTCATCTTTCAAATGAATAATTAACTGTGGTCAAAACTCAAAATGCTAGTGCATTTATTTGGATATATTTATTCTATTGCTTCTGCGTGCAGCAGTTTCAGTCAAAGATAGTGGCAATGAAATTAGGATATTTTTGGTAAGCAAGTAGCCAAGCCCTGAAATGCTATTATATCATCAACCCGAGGTTACTTACTGTCTCAACTCAATGCATCATGAAATAAAAAGAGTATGTAAATAGCTTTTCAATATATTCACAATTTACGTTatcattttaaattttcatttatAAACTCGATGCAATATTTTCGTTCATAACATTCTGCACAAACTTTGTGAAAGTCAAGCCGAAAGATCAGCGagattattttaaattttctgaGCTGGTATTTGTACCCATGTCTTTAAGAGAAAACTTCATTTTTCCCATTCATttacaagaaaagaaagaatTACTTTCTTATATTCAATGCTTAATTTGAAAAGAAGGAAAGACTTTGTGATTGACCATTTTGATAAATTTCCTTGCTTAGAACTTAAAAGAACATCAACAAAGGAACTGCAGTTATCTTTCCAGCATCCTCTTTTTCTTTGTTATGTAACATGTGCTATACAATGATTGGTAGAAAACCATCTCTGGATGTCAGTGGACGAAGATCTGTCACTTCATTTGATAGGGAACAAGGGAGTAAAACAAGGTCTACTTAACATAAGAAACTTCTAAGCATGTCCTTAGACTTCCATAACAAATATGACTCCATTCTGATACCAAAGTTTGAAACAGAAAATGAATACTATCAAAATGTTGAGCAATACTCACCAAAGATGCCACGTGATTGAGGAAACAATGGTTGGAAAGAGGAACAAGATGAAAAAGGAAAGGGTAGAAGATGAGAACGAATACTACTCCACAAGTCATGAGCCGATTTACTCTCTTGTTGATCCAGCAAGGTGGTAGTACTAAAGAAAGCACTAGTAACCTCAACAACACATTTTGCGAGGAGTTGAATCTTGCTATAGCAGGTTTCGCCATTGATGATGGAATAATTAAGCATCAAAATTGAgaagttttttttcaaaaaaaaaaaaaaaaaaaagcagatAAATAACCGGCACAACTGCACATCCCAGAGGCCCAGAACGTCTCTCCAATTTAGGCAACCAACTTTGCTGAAGTCAAAAGCATCTAAGATAGACTAGTTTAACAGTTACCAGAGAATCAGAATATACACCAACGGAAATGGTGAATCTGCCAAATGATATGACACAAAAAGTATAAGAAACTAGTCAAACATGTATTGAACGCAGAAACTGTTACATATATGAAGTATACAAAATTGTCCAATCTGACTAGAAACCATCATCAAGAGAAAAAGTACAGTGTAAGACAAACAGGATGTAGAAATTAAAAGACTAATGTGCAAGAACATTCTACAATCTATCATCACTTGTGAAACAAAAAGATCAGACTTGATCAGCACTTAGCAACTCAATGAGCTCTACTTTTTTCAGTTTTGAGTATCCCTTCAACCCACGAGACTTTGCAATAGCTCGCAGTTCAGTCAGCTTCATTTCAGCTAATTCCTCACCAACCTGATGTTGTTCTTCATCATCATTAGCATCAACATTTTCAAACATTTTGGCAGCATCAtcgtcagccatctcatcaaacACATCTTCGTCTGAGAAAATCGGCTCTCTGTCAGAATGAGCACTAGAATCAACCTTATTTTTGGGAATTCGGCTAAGTTCAGGGTCCAGATGTATGTCCTTTTCTGTCGTATCTGTAGCAGTACAGGCAACAAGGTTATCCGTACCTCCCTCGTGATAAACAGGCTGAAATTTGGTTCGGGAAACTGGAGATCTACGTTGGAAATTTGACTTCGGCCGGTTAACAACTGGGGTCCCACTATCTTGTGCCACATGGTTCACATTGCTATTTAGTTCAGTGTTATTGCCAGCTCTCTCTTCAGAGAATACATTGCTCTGATCTGACTGGTCAAGGACAAAGTTGCTGCTTCTACTGCTGTTGGTTTTCTTCCCTTTCTGAACTGAGTGTTTTCTTAAAAGCTTGAGAAGGGAATCAACAGTTTCACTCTCTTTACCCTTTCCTTGCAACTCTTCAGATTTTTTCTCCTCTTTGATTGCAGCTCTTTCCCGGAGCTGAGCCTGGACCTTTCTGAATAGTTCAACAATCTCCCTTTCCCTTGGACCTGGAGTGGCTGTAGCTTGGAATTTTGAAGTGTTTGATGCAGTAAGCAGTGGTCCATTTCGTGAAGATAGCATTTCAGATTCTTCTAAATTATCATAACtgtctctctcttcattttgccTGTTCCTGCCCCTGGAAAACTTGTTTTGCCTCGAAAAATCTGGATTTCTTTTATGATTGCTGAAGCTAGCATTACATAAAAAAGATTTACTCTTGTAAGGagatttcaaatttaaaatcttgACCTTCGAAAAGTGCTTATATTCACCACGAGAGGTGACTGCTCTCCCTGATAGTCCTGAGCAGGGAAGACAACTACCTTCTGGGGAACCAAACCCTGAAATAGAACAATAATAGCATATATCTTATAAGTCTTTATATAGGACTTTATGGATATAAGAAAGACACAGATTTTTGTTTTTTGAGTAAAGACTCAGATTATGCATTAGAGGATGTTTCTAAGATAGCTGTATTTTTTTGTTGACGGAATAATCAGCATGTTGTAGGTCATGGAAGATGCATTCACATTGGCAGAAATTTAAAACTTATCTTGCCCTTCATATGGAAGGGTGACTAAGAAAAGGATCATAGCTGCATAGGAAATAAGATACATAATCTCAGAGCAGATACTTTTCACATCTTTTTCCAAGTAAGAGTTTTCATTTACCGTTTAAAGAGCATTCTTTGGGACAACTGTACAATGTTATATCAGATTCGTTCATATGCTTTACATTTTATCTATAGATGTCCAACAGCTATCTATCAATAAGAATTGAAAAGGTCATTAATTCTATTTCCATAAGAAGCATttacattttaaatgatatttactGTTGTTGGCTAACAGAATCAGTAGTAGTAAAAATAACGACAATGACGATTGCAATAAAAATAACCCAGAAGTCATCATATCTCGATACCCACGATGCATATAATTCATACACTAAAGTGAGGGGGGCAAAGAGTTCCAGAAAGAGCAGAAAGACAACCGAAATGGGCataaagaaatatattgtgaacAAGAGAACATTTGTGCTACTGTTAGCACCTTGCGGAAAGAAAATAAGGTTGGAAGAGATCTTGGCGTGGCCAGGCACACCTATAAAGCTTTCATTCGGTTATGTTTAGATGATCAAGCTGATGTGTGAACTTCAAGGAAAGTTGGACGATCTAAAAACTAAAAAGGATCTAAAGAAAATATAAGTTCCACTAGATAGGAGCTTGTggagttttaaaagaaaactgTACTTCAAGAAGAGCCAATAATTTGCTATGCATGCCAATAATTCTGCATATTTGCTACCTCAAACACCCCCAACACGCCGCGCCACCCAGAGAGTTTCACATTTTCAAATATTTCATGAAAATGTAAATTAAACCACTGCTTACACTATTCAAAAGAAGCTGAACCACTTTAGCTTAATCAATTGCAGCCAATAGTAAACTGCATTGACATAAGAATCCGTGACAAGGACTTCTTGTTCATTTATTTATCAATAGCCTCAACAATAAACAGCACTAAAATTTTCTTTATTACTGAGTATCAGAATGAAAGCGTCCAACTAGAGCAAAATGGATATAGAGGATTCAAATAGCCAAACCCATTAGTTTTGTATTGAAACAGAGTTGTTGTCTGTAGTGGCTATTAAGGACTTGCCCTAATTAAACCGGTTAGGGTTagtgttctttcttttttttaagttTAACCATCTGGAACCCACTCCCCCAGATAATCCAGATTCGCGTCAGGTAAACCCAACTAAGGGTAAAGCCTCCTACCAATAAGTTCTGCATTCCCAGGCTCGAAGTTAAGAGTGGAGGGATCTCAACCATCCACCACACGCCCCGGTAGTAAACTGGTCAGTGGTTGGACATAGCTAGGGCATTAATAAAAGCACACTAATCAAAAAGACCTCCACTTGTTAACAcaagcatttcatcaaacaccttatACGCACAAATGGGACATCATAAACGGGAAAAAGAACATGGAAAAAACATATTTACCTGGAAGATTCCTGGGAGTGAAATCAATGGCGCTAGACATTTTTAGAACTTGAGAAAACATAGGAAAGTGTCTTCAGTCTCAATCAGACTTTCGCATTTTCGTTGTTCGGCTCTATACTAGCTTTAGCTTCTGTTGCCTTTTATATATCGTTCCCTGATAAGGGGAGGTTTTAGATATATTGACCATTTTCGTAGGGGTCAGAAGGGGAATATCGCGTAATTTCAAATTTTAGTCAAACGCAGCCCGTTTGGTTTTGTATGTATCACTTTAACCCCTTACAGttttagtttcttatagtttTAGGTttcttagggtgtgtttggtatgaaagaaaatatttttcagaaaatgttttctaattttcccatgtttggttagtttaaatgttttggaaaatattttcttcatgaactcattttcctcaaattggaggaaaatattttccctattaagataaggaaaacattttccacctTCCCCACCCTATTCCCCATCCCCACCAAACCATCCCCACCCACATCCCACCTCCACCCCAACCCCGCCCTCACCCCATACCCCCttcctaaataaaaatattattaatagtacttgcttttcatgttatagatagatttttttttcatttcaacaaatgagtattttcttttcatgatgtagaaaaagtattatctttcatttcaacaaaatgagtattttctttttatgacgtagaaaaagtatttttatttatttcaataaaatgattgctttattttcatgttgtagaaagagtactttctttttcaaccaaaaaaagagtattttctttatagttATGGATCATAAATTTCAACGTTGTTTTGCGTAAAAAAGTAAAGCATCGCATTAGTTACTTTGGGTTTGTctgaatttttagaagaataattaaattgttgaagaaaataGAATCATGAACGTTGGGTATTTGAGGGGGAGCAAGGAAACACGGGGACTTGGGGGAAGGGGGTGAGGAGagtaacataaaaaaaatattttctactctataaccaaacactagaaaatattttccggaaaaagTTTTCTACTCACCTactaaataaggaaaaataagtgataaaatcactcattttccatgaaaacattttccttcgtaGCAAACACACCTTAATCTTTTTACCATAATTTCTTCTTATAAGGTTGTAATCAATTGTGTAAGTAGATAGCGAAATCGTTTGAGCGTATATTTCAAGTAATTTACTAAATGTTGATAAAAGATAATTTTAAGATTGGTGATAAACAAAAATCTTATAGATAGAGCTAGATAGGAAGACTCAAACCTATACATATacgtgaagaaaagaaaaagttcgTGAATATAGCTGAATCCAAAGTGCTCGTCTTGTTCTGATAATGCATGCTTTTCCTTTTTGACGTCACAAACGGGAAAATATAAATAAGTTAAAAATCGTCTACGCGAAGTTGGATTATGATTTTTGTTATTAAATAAAAGTTAAATTACAAGCGATCCACCTCCATAACTCCATGTGTCAGCTATTATTatccttaaattacttaaatttaGTATAGCTACTATTActtaaattttaatttcacaagtGATATAACTTGTGACATGATTGGTTATGTTGGAAAATTATTTGCAGAAGAAGTTGGTATGGAAAGCCAAGGTGCTACGAGTTTGTCATAGAATTATACCAAAAAGAGTTGGTAACTTCGAAagattattttaagaaaaaacgAAAGAAATTTATCATAAAAAAAGAGTAGCGAAAGTACAAAACAATTCAGGAAATCAGAAGGAAAAGGTTTTCTTAAAAGATGGTTTCCCTCTCCATTAAACCATTGATTTTCTCTACTACTCTGTTTCTACTATAAGTTTAAATTTTTGCTTCTTTCTGAGCGTGTGGAAATGCATGTTGTCTTTTTCATTTTGCTATATGGTACATTAAAGGCAGTGATGCCGTACCTTGACTTAATGGAAATCATTAACAGATTTATCACTATTAAATATCAAAGGTCGTCACATTTACCATTTTACAGTATTTTTAGTGGAAAGCTATATTCTGAATACGACATCAATTTAAAGGCATATATACAGGCTTAGTACAAGCGATAATAAGGGATATTATCATTTTTAGCCTGCGCCAGAAATTATTTACATCTGGTAACcgaaaagtatataaaatttatatataacataatgtatatatatacaaaaaatatataaattttatatatttttttgactaTTATTTTTACAACTGCTATACATTATCATTTCGCTACAGAGAAAACGACAACTTCGAAAATAAGCACAGGCACACGTCATCTAGTAAATCGTTTATAATAgagaaattttcttttcaaaattcttaGAATTATCAGAGTTTCGTTTTTGACTTGCTTAGCACCCACTTCATTGCCTACTAGGCCACCCTTGGTGCAACGGAAACATGACCTAGTTAAGTAACAGCACATTACGGTCATCCTTCGCCATGCTATCGTCTAAATTTTGTTGGATGTCCCCTAACGGACAAGCAAAAACACACTACAAAAAGTCAGGAAAAACTGTTCAAGAAAGTGCTACTATAAAACCAAAACAAGGAGTTACAGTGAGACCTCTCTTCTGATGTTTGGGGAATGGGCCAAGTCGTGCTGTATTAGTGTATTGTTGATAATGGGTCTGTGAAAGGAATGTTCAAGCTACTTTAATAAATACTGTCTTCTTTGTCAATTGGCCACAACCCGGACGAAAGTGAATCATATTGATATATCTTTTCCAAACTTCATCCATACAACAGTTTCAGCCTTGAAATACGTTCTAAATAGAACTGAAGCCCTCAAAGGTTTACAGTTCGTACGGCGCCTCATTGAGAGGAAAGATCAACACTTAGGATGACAGCATCTGGTCAAAGGAAAATGTACCAAAATCACTAATacacaacttttattttttccaaTGAATTTCGCTCGGATAAATAAGAGGAAACAAGAAAAagtgggtacaaccaaatcagtAATCCTAGGATATCTTTTCCTCAAAGCACACAACCTATGCTTTGTGACTTCGTGCCATCTCATCAACATCCAGTTCAACTTCAAGGACTGGTGAATCCTTCTGGACGCTAAAGTTACTGATAAAGCAAGACACAGATTAACCACAATCAATAAGAAAGCTTTTTTTCCGATGGACAAGAAAAACAGATTTGCAATAACACAACAAACCTGTTGTTAACAGGACCATGGTCCACTGCTGTCCTCAGGCAATATATAGCCCTGCCAACTATGTCCGTCAAGGAAACAGGGCCAAAAGTTCTGCTATCCTTGGCTTCCTGCTATTgagaaggcaagaaaataacCTAGAGTCAATCAATATTAATATAACAATAATATCTGTGCAGTTGCTATCCTTCCCTCAAAGCATGAGGAAGCAAGCCCAACTATGACTATAATATGAATAATACAGTACtatatactcaaaagtcaaagtcctgtttgtttgtttttttcggATAACCCAGAAATTCCTAAGGGTCCAGAGGCGCATGAGTTGAAACCGCTGGTTAATGGACCcacccctctacccttctccacttaaataccaggcttcTGTCTGCAGCAAGGTTCGAACTCGTAACGTGCGCATAACCCACACATCATGAGTTGCgctcttaccactagaccaaagctCTGGGGGCAAGTCAGAAGTCCTATTTTAATCTGCAGCCACTGAAAAACTGAAAACTTAGCTCAAGTATTCATCAGAAGTTTATTTCATTTAATAAACTTACCTCTTCACCATAATTCAAAGAGTTTCTCATTGAAAATGCTGAAGTTTTAGCTGACATACACACATCTCATTATAGGTTTGTTCAGATTCACTACTCACTCTATGCAAGCACCTTAAAAGAATCCCCGGAGAAGGTAAACTTAAACTAATACATAAGACCACTGGCAAATTAAGGTTCCAGTTATGGGGAAAAAAACTCTAAAGTTATAACATATATCTAGACTTTGATACATACTCACAATTTTTTCTGCAAAAGTATTGTATCAACATTATGCGGGGAATGAGTAGTCAAGACTCAGATCACATAtacagaaaatataataaaaacatgAGTAAATGGCGCTCAAACAGATGCTGGACCAAAGACAAGGATATGACACATATTATAGGACTGTTAAAACTAAAATACCATATTGCAATACGCAAAATATTCAAAAATCATAACGTGAAGCACATAAGACAAGGTTCACAATTTGAGGCTTTGAGCAAAAGAAGATTTGAGAGAATACAGTCGCATGATATCTTATTCTGGAGGTGAAAGCCAATCTATTGCGAGGATCATATACCTTAGGTTTCACGTTTTCATTGTCAGCCAGCACCCAACATTGATCTTTTTCAAGGACAAAGGGCTCATCTTTTTCATCAGTGGACACCATCTCATAGCCTTCAACGGCAGCTAATCTACGGACAAGATAATCATCTGACTTTACAGGGTCCTTGAGAACCACAACATCCCCAACAAATACTTTCCTATGAAAAGCACAGATATGAAGTCAGCAATAGCAAAGAGGAACATATGCAGAAACAGATCCACATAATCGCTTCCACCAGAAGGGAAACAACTAATTTATTAAAACAAAGAGGCAAAGTAAAATGAACATAAACAATAAGATAGCAGTGTGATCACCTCCCTACAGCAATTTATGGTGGTAAGATTTCCTTGCTCATAAAATTTGTCCAGgataagaagaaaaggaaaacagaCTCATCGCACAACTCTCCAAATCATATATGCCATTGAACCCCTAATTTTAGCCAGTAGTTAGGCCAACAGCATGACCAACGGTGATGAAGACATAAGCAGCAACAGCAATTATTTTAAGCTTGATTGTCTATACGCCAGAACAAAGTAACATTTCCTTCGGTAAAGTGCATGAGTAGGAAAATGTAGCTGGCAAATTCAAATGTAACAAAGCTTTAGCAAGGAAGTAATCGATTAACTAATGTGGAGGACTATGACCAACTATTTCTATACTGCAGACATCTGTGAGAACTATTTCTGCAGATATTTGAGTTGAGTGTGGTGATGCATAGACCCCCGAAAGAACTGTTTTGTTGCTGGGAAAGCTGCAAGCTAACAAAGGAGATTATTTGGAATACCATTCCAGCTTGCACCAATACTTGTGTTGGTGAAGGTAACATATACATGGAAGATTAATCGAGATGTGTGAAAACTAGCTCCAACACTACTGTTATAAAGAAAAATAACTCATTAACTATCAATACTACAAACCTAAATTGTACAGTTTCCTTTATTATAACTATGAGCAAGAAAACCAATTTCTCACTTGAAAATGCCATAAAACCATAAAAGTAGTAGCAAAAGAACAATATTACTAATGGTAAAACGATTCtcccttgcttgttaatgattcTTCAAGTAAACACGCtactaataaaagaaaagagatcaAAGCAAAAGTGTATTCCAGAACTAAGGCAGAGAAAACCATGCATAAGGCATTAAAGGAGAAGTTACGTTGGATCAACCCAAGGTATCTTCCGAACAAGAAGTGTGCCGCCCTGAGCTCCGAGTGTGGGTGCCATCTCCTCTCCTTTGTTAAAGTGCATAAATGTCAATTTACCCTGAAAGAAATTCTTCCATATGGTATCGCCTAATTCTCTATCTGTAATTTGACCTCCTTTGTAGTTCTGCATAGCATTAATATTCAGTTAATCTTTTTCCCTCTACTCAAGaagtaaaagtaaataaataaaagttcaAAAAGTAGAAGCTTGACTGATTTTAAGTGCAGAAGAGCAGATGATAATTCAGAATATGGAAACTTGATCTCACGCGGCTTGTGTCTTTAACTTTAACATTCTTAATTTATTGATGATTATAGAATGTTTTGACTTGCATATTGTAGCTTTACAAGTATTAGTTTAGTAAATCTTTAGCACAATTAAAAgg
It encodes the following:
- the LOC107779204 gene encoding rho-N domain-containing protein 1, chloroplastic, with amino-acid sequence MFSQVLKMSSAIDFTPRNLPGFGSPEGSCLPCSGLSGRAVTSRGEYKHFSKVKILNLKSPYKSKSFLCNASFSNHKRNPDFSRQNKFSRGRNRQNEERDSYDNLEESEMLSSRNGPLLTASNTSKFQATATPGPREREIVELFRKVQAQLRERAAIKEEKKSEELQGKGKESETVDSLLKLLRKHSVQKGKKTNSSRSSNFVLDQSDQSNVFSEERAGNNTELNSNVNHVAQDSGTPVVNRPKSNFQRRSPVSRTKFQPVYHEGGTDNLVACTATDTTEKDIHLDPELSRIPKNKVDSSAHSDREPIFSDEDVFDEMADDDAAKMFENVDANDDEEQHQVGEELAEMKLTELRAIAKSRGLKGYSKLKKVELIELLSADQV
- the LOC107779203 gene encoding mitochondrial ATP-independent inner membrane protease subunit 2-like isoform X2 codes for the protein MVSAATWIRYVVSKLEYSASVGWKNYKGGQITDRELGDTIWKNFFQGKLTFMHFNKGEEMAPTLGAQGGTLLVRKIPWVDPTKVFVGDVVVLKDPVKSDDYLVRRLAAVEGYEMVSTDEKDEPFVLEKDQCWVLADNENVKPKEAKDSRTFGPVSLTDIVGRAIYCLRTAVDHGPVNNSNFSVQKDSPVLEVELDVDEMARSHKA
- the LOC107779203 gene encoding mitochondrial ATP-independent inner membrane protease subunit 2-like isoform X1; translated protein: MVSAATWIRYVVSKLEYSASVGWKNYKGGQITDRELGDTIWKNFFQGKLTFMHFNKGEEMAPTLGAQGGTLLVRKIPWVDPTKVFVGDVVVLKDPVKSDDYLVRRLAAVEGYEMVSTDEKDEPFVLEKDQCWVLADNENVKPKQEAKDSRTFGPVSLTDIVGRAIYCLRTAVDHGPVNNSNFSVQKDSPVLEVELDVDEMARSHKA